Proteins from one Ornithobacterium rhinotracheale genomic window:
- a CDS encoding caudovirus prohead protease, translated as MPRFILNDETKANSYGFKIKTSGISLERFSANPVMLDGHNPSNLSVIGQWKEIKTEDGKLSADTDFDTEDQNAALIAGKVERGIIKGASMGIAFQKKDLRLENGELILSACELLEASIVSIPSNANALRLYVDNRLLTREEVQNLCLSIENKENFNPEHMKKVQLSTAALLILGFAAAQELGAEQINEAVLSLDKQKKDLEAKLQLSEEKVQAYEKKTKEEKDKAIVQMVSLAVKQGKITADKHQSFVDLAQQNFELAKSALDAIPAKQNFSPEVKTPTGAVQTMEEFQKLSLTEQLAFKQSNPEGYKAILKQL; from the coding sequence ATGCCACGATTTATATTAAATGACGAAACAAAGGCCAACTCTTACGGCTTTAAGATAAAGACTAGCGGTATCAGTCTGGAGCGCTTCTCCGCAAACCCTGTAATGCTTGACGGGCATAATCCGTCCAACCTTTCCGTCATAGGTCAATGGAAAGAAATTAAGACAGAGGACGGAAAGCTCTCCGCTGACACCGATTTTGATACAGAGGACCAAAATGCGGCGCTCATTGCAGGCAAGGTAGAGCGCGGCATTATTAAAGGGGCTAGTATGGGCATTGCCTTTCAAAAGAAAGATTTAAGACTAGAAAATGGAGAGCTGATACTTTCGGCGTGTGAGCTTTTGGAGGCATCTATTGTTTCCATTCCTAGCAACGCCAACGCTTTACGCCTGTATGTAGACAATAGACTTTTGACACGCGAAGAAGTGCAGAACCTATGCCTATCTATTGAAAATAAAGAAAATTTTAATCCAGAACATATGAAAAAAGTACAATTAAGCACAGCTGCCTTGCTCATCTTAGGGTTTGCGGCAGCACAAGAATTAGGCGCCGAACAAATCAACGAGGCGGTGCTGAGCTTAGATAAGCAAAAGAAAGATTTAGAGGCAAAACTTCAACTTTCAGAGGAAAAAGTACAAGCCTATGAGAAAAAGACCAAAGAGGAAAAAGACAAAGCCATTGTCCAAATGGTATCTCTTGCCGTGAAGCAGGGCAAAATCACGGCGGACAAACATCAGTCTTTTGTGGATTTAGCCCAGCAAAATTTTGAGCTGGCCAAATCCGCGCTTGATGCCATTCCAGCTAAACAAAACTTTTCGCCCGAGGTGAAAACGCCAACCGGAGCCGTTCAAACCATGGAAGAGTTTCAAAAATTGAGTTTAACGGAGCAATTGGCGTTTAAACAATCTAATCCAGAGGGCTATAAAGCTATTTTAAAACAACTTTAA
- a CDS encoding phage terminase small subunit-related protein: MAKTQTRLKAEEFYIENLEITLKEVAEHFKVTEKTIGNWAKADNWEQKRLNFHASPTAIKQKLQQEALRVANGEPATFNADAVNKLMAAIDRLNKQADPIVIHKILKELDFFIAEQDPQFAKECTKYHKLFLQLKINNIDKQ; this comes from the coding sequence ATGGCAAAGACACAAACACGACTCAAGGCAGAGGAATTTTATATTGAAAATTTAGAAATCACTTTGAAAGAAGTCGCCGAGCATTTTAAAGTAACCGAAAAAACCATCGGCAACTGGGCAAAGGCGGACAATTGGGAGCAAAAACGCCTCAATTTCCACGCATCGCCAACTGCTATAAAACAAAAACTCCAACAAGAAGCCCTGCGGGTAGCCAATGGCGAGCCTGCAACCTTTAACGCCGATGCCGTGAATAAACTCATGGCAGCCATTGATAGGCTCAACAAACAAGCCGACCCGATTGTCATTCATAAAATATTAAAGGAATTAGACTTTTTCATCGCCGAGCAGGACCCGCAGTTTGCCAAAGAGTGCACCAAGTATCACAAACTATTTTTACAACTAAAAATCAACAACATAGATAAGCAATGA
- the terL gene encoding phage terminase large subunit, protein MSNNKYLKLLQDYDKHCQRIAQATSVKIGETSKEKTERIRHLEADYLRWFAYYFPNYAKKPSAWFHAKLAKIIVKHKRLRLLAEMYRSAGKSVHIDMGIPLYLYLAKNNLKFMLLVGETEPKAKKLLSSIQAQLQFNNRIKNDYGERYSAGNWADGDFATSDGIRFMSIGFGQNPRGAREQAERPDYIVVDDVDSKKSIHNDRIMRESVDYITEDIWGCFDTDEDATERFVFANNNFHKNSITNRLKSYFKTVLKTGNKKESNALHFEVLSVCAVKDLISFQPEWPEKTSADYWRKKYEKTPRRSFLREYMHTHIEDGAIFKYEDIRYKPALPLKKYDALCFYGDLSYKQNADYKALVLVGITGKEYHIITAYMQQKSRAHCAEWLYNTYEENHLEKFNIRYLIEGLFAMDDFVSDFDREGEKRGYYIPVVADKRPKTDKFDRIESLSGYFERKNVFFNASLKEDPDMQTLIDQFLAFEKGSGAHDDGPDAVHGAFNYLSTRTRRNKSTYRFGARINNKY, encoded by the coding sequence ATGAGCAATAACAAATACTTAAAATTATTACAGGATTACGACAAGCATTGCCAGCGCATAGCGCAGGCTACTTCGGTAAAAATCGGCGAGACTTCCAAAGAAAAAACCGAGCGAATAAGGCATTTAGAGGCGGATTATCTCCGCTGGTTTGCGTATTATTTTCCAAACTATGCCAAAAAACCCTCCGCGTGGTTCCACGCCAAGTTGGCGAAAATCATTGTGAAACACAAACGCCTGAGATTACTGGCTGAAATGTACCGCTCAGCAGGAAAGTCTGTACATATTGATATGGGTATTCCGCTGTATTTGTATTTGGCTAAAAATAATTTGAAATTTATGCTCTTGGTGGGCGAGACCGAGCCCAAAGCCAAAAAACTACTTTCTTCCATTCAAGCACAATTGCAATTTAACAATCGTATCAAAAATGATTATGGGGAGCGTTATTCCGCTGGAAACTGGGCAGATGGCGACTTTGCTACTTCCGACGGCATACGCTTTATGTCTATCGGATTTGGGCAAAACCCACGAGGTGCCAGAGAGCAGGCCGAGCGTCCCGATTACATCGTTGTTGATGATGTGGACAGCAAAAAATCCATTCACAACGACCGCATTATGCGTGAAAGCGTAGACTATATCACCGAGGATATTTGGGGCTGTTTTGACACCGATGAAGACGCCACCGAGCGTTTTGTGTTTGCCAATAACAACTTTCATAAAAACTCCATTACCAACCGCTTAAAAAGCTATTTTAAAACCGTTTTAAAAACTGGAAATAAAAAGGAAAGCAATGCCCTGCACTTTGAAGTTTTAAGCGTGTGTGCCGTCAAGGATTTAATCAGCTTTCAGCCCGAATGGCCAGAAAAAACCAGTGCTGATTATTGGCGTAAGAAATACGAAAAAACGCCCCGCCGTTCCTTTCTTCGCGAATATATGCATACCCACATTGAGGACGGAGCGATTTTTAAATATGAGGATATTAGATATAAACCCGCACTACCGCTAAAAAAATACGATGCTTTGTGTTTTTATGGCGACCTTTCCTACAAGCAAAACGCCGATTACAAGGCGCTGGTTTTGGTAGGCATCACCGGCAAGGAATACCACATCATCACCGCGTATATGCAACAAAAAAGCCGTGCCCATTGTGCCGAGTGGCTCTATAACACTTACGAGGAAAATCACCTCGAAAAATTCAACATTCGCTATCTCATAGAGGGGCTTTTTGCGATGGACGATTTTGTTTCGGACTTTGACCGTGAGGGTGAAAAACGAGGCTATTACATTCCTGTGGTTGCCGATAAACGCCCTAAAACCGATAAGTTTGACAGGATAGAAAGCCTTTCTGGGTATTTTGAGCGGAAGAATGTGTTTTTTAACGCCAGCCTCAAAGAAGACCCCGATATGCAAACCCTTATTGACCAGTTTTTAGCCTTTGAAAAAGGCTCTGGCGCTCACGATGACGGACCCGATGCCGTGCATGGGGCGTTTAATTATCTCAGCACGCGCACACGCAGAAATAAAAGTACCTACCGCTTTGGGGCAAGGATAAACAATAAATATTAA
- a CDS encoding phage protein Gp36 family protein — protein MYLQIDDLKNNIYGYQIEQITEGDDTIVLQAMAAAEQELKSYLQGNNKREYLDGRLRYDIDKIFSAQGDERNAMLLNCAINIAKWNIIDLCSADILHERAKERYDRAVSWLKQLAKGEVNLPNLPVLSWDDSDGAAPNNPNSKNEKIVFVYGSRPKFNHSFDPINKMKNE, from the coding sequence ATGTACTTACAAATAGACGACCTCAAAAACAACATTTACGGCTACCAAATAGAGCAAATTACCGAGGGTGACGACACCATTGTTTTGCAGGCAATGGCTGCCGCCGAGCAGGAGCTCAAAAGCTACCTACAAGGCAATAACAAAAGGGAATATTTAGACGGTCGCCTGCGCTACGATATAGATAAAATCTTTTCCGCACAAGGCGATGAGCGTAACGCGATGCTTTTAAACTGCGCTATCAATATTGCCAAGTGGAATATTATTGATTTATGTAGTGCGGATATTCTTCACGAGCGAGCCAAAGAACGCTATGACCGTGCCGTTTCGTGGCTCAAACAACTCGCCAAAGGCGAGGTAAACCTGCCCAATTTACCTGTTCTTTCGTGGGACGATAGCGATGGTGCAGCCCCCAACAATCCCAATTCCAAAAATGAAAAAATCGTTTTTGTCTATGGCTCACGGCCTAAATTCAACCATAGTTTTGACCCTATAAATAAAATGAAAAATGAATGA
- a CDS encoding DUF935 family protein — MKKTNKNTRKKQSNNNARYFKTIEPKAMAQTRIDVQIWKQAQMQASNVERPKMFPFYNLMQEMMLDAHAYSQLQNRKRKTLSANFSLKKANGDTHEELTDKFQQSKLSSDIISAILDAEFYGHSLIELAYNTETNNPEAPLEMALIPRQNVIPQKGELVKDYADDKAIKYREAPEYGTWLLEFAGSEPLGLLNKAVPHILFSRFAQSCWSELCEIYGIPPRVMKTNTQDPYALKRAEKMMMDMGAAAWFIIDDTEKFEFANTGTPASGEVYNGLIKLCRDNISLLISGAVIGQDTKYGSKGREESSQEMLQELINADQTMVEFYMNDRVLPALARVGYLEEGLTFAFDQVDDLAELFDRTIKLLPYKNIPDEWIREKFGVEVSGERVAPAGQNLSLDFFD; from the coding sequence ATGAAAAAAACAAATAAAAACACCCGCAAAAAACAAAGCAACAATAACGCGCGCTACTTTAAAACCATCGAACCCAAAGCGATGGCACAAACCCGCATTGATGTACAGATTTGGAAACAGGCGCAAATGCAAGCCTCTAATGTGGAGCGCCCTAAGATGTTTCCGTTTTACAATCTGATGCAGGAGATGATGCTTGATGCACACGCGTATTCGCAACTGCAAAACCGCAAGCGCAAAACCCTCTCGGCTAACTTTTCACTCAAAAAAGCCAACGGCGACACCCACGAGGAGCTTACGGATAAATTCCAGCAATCCAAGCTCTCCAGCGATATTATTTCGGCAATTTTGGACGCGGAGTTTTACGGGCATTCTTTAATAGAATTAGCCTATAACACCGAAACGAACAACCCAGAGGCTCCGCTGGAAATGGCCTTAATTCCGCGCCAAAATGTGATACCTCAAAAGGGCGAATTAGTGAAAGACTACGCCGACGACAAGGCGATAAAATACCGCGAGGCACCCGAGTATGGTACTTGGCTGTTGGAGTTTGCCGGCAGTGAACCGCTGGGGCTTTTAAACAAAGCCGTGCCACATATTTTGTTTAGCCGTTTTGCTCAATCCTGCTGGTCGGAGCTGTGCGAGATTTACGGCATTCCCCCACGCGTGATGAAAACCAATACCCAAGATCCCTATGCCTTGAAACGAGCAGAAAAAATGATGATGGATATGGGTGCAGCCGCGTGGTTTATCATTGATGACACCGAAAAATTTGAGTTCGCCAATACCGGCACACCCGCCAGTGGGGAAGTCTACAACGGTTTAATTAAATTGTGCCGTGATAATATTTCGCTTTTGATTTCGGGGGCGGTGATTGGGCAAGATACCAAGTACGGCAGCAAAGGGCGCGAGGAAAGCTCGCAAGAAATGTTGCAGGAGCTGATTAACGCCGACCAAACGATGGTGGAGTTTTATATGAACGACCGCGTGTTGCCTGCCTTGGCGCGCGTGGGCTACTTGGAAGAGGGGCTAACCTTTGCCTTTGACCAAGTGGACGATTTGGCGGAGCTTTTTGATAGAACCATTAAACTTTTGCCATACAAAAACATTCCAGATGAGTGGATTAGGGAGAAGTTCGGCGTGGAAGTCTCCGGCGAGCGGGTAGCTCCTGCGGGGCAAAATTTATCCTTAGATTTTTTCGACTAA
- a CDS encoding phage minor head protein: protein MGKFKQVLNYAEKAFKRLFEKQGYRPEDLAQITEYKGLINKTAEILSEQIPHETPAEMRQYLEQDVFVFSGLKTHAQLTEARSYLKDENGDIVPFYQFEQKILKLNERYNQHYLEAEYEFAAHSAMSASQWANLQNDTDRYWLEYRTAGDERVRASHEALRGVCLPKNDPFWNSFYPPNGWRCRCVAIEVLAREKTPSDSQKAQEIGEKATTQIGKNGKNKLAMFRFNPGKEKKIFPPSHSYKPKFCSNGKTTLSLNTNTLFLSLEDERCRAEQIVKQEAELSAQAKLRKMYLEEMKTLLKKKITKDIGNKTIKVKFTTKGNKHLYSDTFKRSDYPKEELKNIDKRLEKASFVKEAKISKHRKDNIRKFYYFKDNENDWYYNVAEENLIRRDGKIILNRFLYAITKKIK from the coding sequence ATGGGCAAATTTAAACAGGTTTTAAACTATGCTGAAAAGGCTTTTAAAAGGCTTTTTGAAAAACAAGGTTATCGCCCAGAGGATTTGGCACAAATCACCGAGTACAAGGGCTTAATCAATAAAACCGCGGAGATTTTAAGCGAGCAAATACCGCACGAAACCCCTGCCGAAATGCGCCAATATTTGGAGCAGGATGTGTTTGTTTTCTCGGGGCTAAAAACCCACGCCCAGCTAACAGAGGCACGCTCTTACCTCAAAGATGAAAACGGGGACATTGTCCCTTTTTATCAATTTGAACAAAAGATTTTAAAGCTCAACGAAAGATACAATCAGCATTACTTGGAGGCTGAATATGAGTTTGCTGCCCATAGTGCGATGAGTGCCAGCCAGTGGGCAAATTTGCAAAACGACACCGACCGCTACTGGTTGGAATACCGCACCGCCGGCGATGAGCGCGTAAGGGCTTCGCACGAGGCTCTGCGTGGGGTGTGCCTGCCCAAAAACGACCCGTTTTGGAATAGTTTCTACCCACCCAATGGTTGGCGATGCCGTTGTGTGGCTATTGAGGTGTTAGCAAGGGAAAAAACGCCTTCCGATAGCCAAAAAGCACAAGAAATAGGCGAAAAAGCCACTACCCAAATAGGTAAAAACGGCAAAAACAAACTGGCAATGTTTCGTTTTAACCCGGGGAAAGAAAAAAAGATTTTCCCGCCGAGCCATAGCTATAAACCTAAATTTTGTAGTAATGGAAAAACCACTTTAAGCCTAAACACCAATACGCTGTTTCTTTCTTTGGAAGACGAAAGATGCCGTGCAGAACAAATCGTCAAACAAGAGGCTGAACTATCTGCGCAGGCGAAACTTCGTAAAATGTACCTAGAAGAAATGAAAACACTTTTGAAGAAAAAAATAACAAAAGACATAGGTAATAAAACAATTAAGGTGAAATTTACGACAAAAGGAAATAAACACCTATACTCCGACACCTTTAAGCGAAGTGATTACCCCAAGGAAGAATTAAAAAATATTGATAAAAGGTTAGAAAAAGCCAGTTTTGTAAAGGAGGCTAAAATTTCTAAGCATAGAAAAGATAATATTAGGAAGTTCTATTACTTTAAAGACAATGAAAATGATTGGTATTATAATGTAGCGGAAGAAAATTTAATAAGAAGAGATGGTAAAATTATATTAAATAGGTTCTTATATGCCATAACCAAAAAAATAAAATAG